A genomic window from Quercus lobata isolate SW786 chromosome 10, ValleyOak3.0 Primary Assembly, whole genome shotgun sequence includes:
- the LOC115965748 gene encoding TMV resistance protein N-like, with protein MEFTRVYTSSFSFLSTVTRCRHDVFLSFRGEDTRHNITQQLYRALVEANIPTFKDDINLQKGGEIASELLKAIQMSRIAIIVFSKNYATSGWCLDELVQILECKNQAGMLVLPIFYDVDPLHVEHQTGTFGEAFTAQEERFRNGNLTENKLEKWRAALTEAASLSRGWDLQNVASWHQSKFIKEIVKHIMDRHQDAHMNVSIFPPGMDSGKEYLNLLLSVISDDVLIIGICGMGKTTIAKAVYDQNFQRFEGSSFLSDVSRIAETPDGLLALQKQLLSDILIKDSLNIDNVERGIEVIKNELCCKRIFVVLDNVNSLDQLNALARKRDWYGSGSRIIITTEDAQLLNVLEVDDVYGAQGIQVIKDKYRQNLQMIEDYKDFILKSHAQAHEKERLLIAEIKSERMKRTSEAQNIDDIEESLDQMFPLSTLTSTMNAIMIGMGNQSCGLGAFQGNMLDFELEEEIISRNALVGNGGETRMPLCYAHGGFGERINRDDTAEKDSVQGTMHLSILGMSEYGDKQEEELLD; from the exons ATGGAGTTTACAAGGGTATACACATCGTCCTTCTCCTTCTTATCCACTGTAACAAGGTGCAGGCACGACGTGTTCTTGAGTTTCAGAGGCGAAGACACCCGTCACAACATCACCCAGCAACTATACAGGGCATTAGTGGAGGCAAACATTCCCACCTTCAAAGACGACATCAATCTCCAGAAAGGTGGAGAGATCGCTTCTGAGCTTCTAAAAGCAATCCAAATGTCCAGAATTGCCATCATAGTCTTCTCTAAAAACTATGCCACTTCTGGGTGGTGTTTGGATGAGCTGGTGCAGATCCTAGAATGTAAGAATCAAGCTGGCATGTTGGTTCTTCCTATATTTTATGATGTTGATCCTCTCCATGTTGAGCACCAGACTGGGACTTTTGGTGAAGCGTTTACAGCACAAGAAGAGCGTTTCAGGAATGGGAACTTGACAGAAAACAAGTTGGAAAAGTGGAGGGCAGCGTTGACTGAGGCAGCTAGTTTATCTAGAGGGTGGGATTTGCAGAATGTTGCTAGTTG GCATCAATCAAAGTTTATAAAGGAAATTGTGAAACATATTATGGATAGACATCAAGATGCACACATGAATGTTTCCATCTTCCCACCTGGAATGGATTCTGGTAAAGAGTATCTGAATCTCTTACTAAGTGTGATATCAGATGATGTTCTCATAATAGGCATCTGTGGAATGGGCAAAACAACAATTGCCAAAGCCGTGTATGATCAAAATTTCCAAAGATTTGAGGGCAGTAGTTTCCTTTCCGATGTAAGCAGAATCGCAGAAACACCAGATGGACTACTTGCTTTACAGAAACAGTTGCTTTCTGATATCCTAATAAAAGATAGTTTAAACATAGACAATGTTGAAAGAGGAAttgaagtaataaaaaatgaactttGCTGCAAGAGAATTTTTGTAGTTCTTGATAATGTGAATAGCTTGGACCAATTAAATGCACTCGCTAGAAAGCGTGATTGGTATGGTTCAGGAAGTAGAATCATCATAACAACAGAAGATGCACAATTGCTCAATGTACTTGAAGTTGATGATGTTTATGGAGCTCAGGGCATACAG GTCATAAAGGATAAGTATAGGCAGAACCTTCAAATGATTGAAGATTACAAAGATTTTATCTTGAAGTCCCACGCTCAG GCTCATGAAAAGGAAAGGCTGCTCATTGCCGAAATAAAAAGTGAGCGAATGAAGAGGACCTCTGAG GCACAAAATATCGATGACATAGAAGAAAGTCTGGATCAAATGTTCCCTTTAAGTACACTCACCTCCACAATGAATGCCATAATGATAGGAATGGGAAACCAGAGTTGTGGACTTGGTGCTTTTCAAGGGAATATGCTCGATTTTGAGCTGGAAGAGGAGATTATAAGTAGGAACGCTTTGGTTGGTAATGGAGGGGAAACGAGAATGCCTCTCTGTTATGCACATGGGGGATTTGGTGAGAGAATTAATAGAGATGATACAGCAGAAAAGGACTCAGTTCAGGGAACAATGCATTTGAGTATCCTGGGAATGTCAGAGTATGGAgataaacaagaagaagaacTTTTAGACTAg